Proteins from a genomic interval of Aquabacterium sp. J223:
- the serA gene encoding phosphoglycerate dehydrogenase, whose product MQRPPPRKSRHERHRRPRSDPRYSVPKDKLKVVLLENVHANAIEALQQDGYTQIVTRPKALQGEELVELLHDAHFVGIRSRTHLTEAVLERAPKLVAIGAFCIGTNQIDLRAAMLRGIPVFNAPFSNTRSVAELVLAETILLMRGIPQKNALQHRGGWDKSAAGSHEVRGKTLGIVGYGHIGTQIGVLAEQLGMRVVYYDIEAKLPLGNARQLPTLEAVLHASDVVTLHVPETPQTQNMIGTLELSQMKTGAHLINASRGTVVDIDALTDALKRKHLAGAAIDVFPVEPQGNDARFESPLVGLDNVLLTPHIGGSTAEAQANIGLEVAAKLLRYSNNGSTVSAVNFPEVTLPEQNGRCRLLHIHRNVPGMMARINERFSEAGINIAAQYLRTNDEVGYVVIDVDSEAQRVAYEGLCNIAGTIRCRMLY is encoded by the coding sequence CTGCAGCGCCCCCCTCCACGAAAATCACGCCATGAACGCCACCGCCGCCCACGATCCGACCCCCGCTACTCGGTCCCCAAGGACAAGCTCAAGGTCGTGCTGCTGGAGAACGTGCACGCCAACGCCATCGAGGCGCTGCAGCAGGACGGCTACACGCAGATCGTCACCCGCCCCAAGGCGCTGCAGGGCGAGGAACTGGTCGAGCTGCTGCACGACGCCCACTTCGTCGGCATCCGCTCGCGCACGCACCTGACGGAAGCCGTGCTCGAGCGTGCGCCCAAGCTGGTCGCGATCGGCGCCTTCTGCATCGGCACCAACCAGATCGACCTGCGGGCGGCCATGCTGCGCGGCATCCCGGTGTTCAACGCGCCCTTCTCGAACACCCGCAGCGTGGCCGAACTGGTGCTGGCCGAGACCATCCTGCTGATGCGCGGCATCCCGCAGAAGAACGCCCTGCAGCACCGCGGCGGCTGGGACAAGAGCGCGGCCGGCAGCCATGAGGTGCGCGGCAAGACCCTGGGCATCGTCGGCTACGGCCACATCGGCACGCAGATCGGCGTGCTGGCCGAACAGCTGGGCATGCGGGTCGTCTACTACGACATCGAGGCCAAGCTGCCGCTGGGCAATGCCCGCCAGTTGCCCACGCTGGAGGCGGTGCTGCACGCCAGTGACGTGGTCACGCTGCACGTACCGGAGACACCGCAGACGCAGAACATGATCGGCACCCTCGAGCTCTCGCAGATGAAGACCGGCGCCCACCTGATCAATGCCTCGCGCGGCACGGTGGTCGACATCGACGCGCTCACCGACGCGCTGAAGCGCAAGCACCTGGCCGGCGCGGCGATCGACGTCTTCCCGGTCGAGCCGCAGGGCAACGACGCCCGCTTCGAATCGCCGCTGGTGGGCCTGGACAACGTGCTCCTGACGCCGCACATCGGCGGCTCCACCGCGGAGGCCCAGGCCAACATCGGCCTGGAGGTGGCGGCCAAGCTGCTGCGCTACAGCAACAACGGCTCGACGGTGTCGGCGGTCAACTTTCCCGAGGTGACGCTGCCCGAGCAGAACGGCCGCTGCCGGCTGCTGCACATCCACCGCAACGTGCCGGGCATGATGGCGCGCATCAACGAGCGATTCTCCGAGGCCGGCATCAACATCGCCGCCCAGTACCTGCGCACCAACGACGAGGTGGGCTACGTCGTCATCGACGTCGACAGCGAGGCGCAGCGCGTGGCGTACGAGGGGCTGTGCAACATCGCGGGCACCATCCGCTGCCGCATGCTGTACTGA
- a CDS encoding LapA family protein translates to MRIRTLPVLLLLVLVGLFTLFNWGAVTSPVPVSLFFGTATLPLGLVLVGVIALLGAMYLATVIYLQGTALLDGRRLTKELQSQRDLADKAEASRFTELRDHLSAELFKVNDAAGRHRAELLARIDRLEAQQRRLMEEQVNGLEAHLGHLDERLRSTSARRADTDVLDDGARLRRGGVDRGVDDGLAGDPGLGADFTPRRTR, encoded by the coding sequence ATGCGCATCCGAACCCTGCCCGTGCTGCTGCTGCTGGTCCTGGTGGGCCTGTTCACGTTGTTCAACTGGGGCGCGGTGACCTCGCCGGTGCCGGTGTCGCTGTTCTTCGGCACCGCGACCCTGCCGCTCGGCCTGGTGCTGGTCGGCGTGATCGCGCTGCTCGGCGCGATGTACCTGGCCACGGTGATCTACCTGCAGGGCACCGCGCTGCTCGACGGCCGGCGGCTGACCAAGGAGCTGCAGTCGCAGCGCGACCTGGCCGACAAGGCCGAGGCCTCGCGCTTCACCGAACTGCGCGACCACCTGTCGGCCGAGCTGTTCAAGGTCAACGACGCCGCCGGCCGCCACCGTGCCGAGCTGCTGGCCCGCATCGACCGGCTGGAAGCCCAGCAGCGCCGGCTGATGGAGGAGCAGGTCAACGGGTTGGAGGCCCACCTCGGCCACCTGGACGAGCGCCTGCGCAGCACCAGCGCCCGCCGCGCCGACACCGACGTGCTCGACGACGGCGCCCGCCTGCGCCGCGGCGGCGTGGACCGCGGCGTCGACGACGGGCTGGCCGGCGACCCAGGCCTGGGCGCGGACTTCACGCCCCGGCGCACGCGCTGA
- a CDS encoding porin, translating to MKKTLLAAALAAAAAGASAQSNVTIYGRVDVGIAKFNDGTTNLGYSGRAAGDADTWQVRQGSPSRLGFRVTEDLGGGLRANAILEHRFNPDTGTQNNATAFWHGRSIVELASTQFGAVYLGRDYIPMFYIADQTDPFGGDTVAAVRDRFNLATFAVDGGQRTSNTVGYKTPSFSGLSAQVAVSAGEGTRGANPVNKRSVGANLVYASGPVYAGIGTEHLDGNFNAVNVGLAYDFGVVRPMLSYARRENGVVAGATQKDTGWSVGATAPLAGGRLKAVYARLDPQGNNNELTKYGIGYEYPLSKRTSVYTDFASADQKGTNGGPTRANGFDLGVKHNF from the coding sequence ATGAAGAAGACCCTGCTCGCCGCCGCCCTCGCGGCCGCCGCGGCCGGCGCCAGCGCACAGTCCAACGTGACCATCTACGGTCGGGTGGACGTGGGCATCGCCAAGTTCAACGACGGCACCACGAACCTCGGCTACTCGGGCCGTGCGGCGGGTGATGCCGACACCTGGCAGGTGCGCCAGGGCTCGCCCTCGCGCCTGGGCTTCCGGGTCACCGAGGACCTGGGTGGCGGCCTGCGCGCGAACGCCATCCTCGAGCACCGGTTCAACCCGGACACCGGCACGCAGAACAACGCGACCGCGTTCTGGCACGGCCGCTCCATCGTCGAGCTGGCCTCCACGCAGTTCGGTGCGGTGTACCTGGGCCGCGACTACATCCCCATGTTCTACATCGCCGACCAGACCGACCCCTTCGGCGGCGACACCGTGGCGGCGGTTCGCGACCGCTTCAACCTCGCCACCTTCGCCGTCGACGGCGGCCAGCGCACCAGCAACACCGTCGGCTACAAGACGCCCTCCTTCAGCGGCTTGAGCGCGCAGGTCGCCGTGTCCGCCGGCGAGGGCACCCGTGGCGCCAACCCGGTGAACAAGCGCTCGGTCGGCGCCAACCTCGTCTACGCCAGCGGGCCGGTCTACGCCGGCATCGGCACCGAGCACCTGGACGGCAACTTCAACGCAGTCAACGTCGGCCTGGCCTACGACTTCGGCGTCGTGCGGCCGATGCTGTCGTATGCGCGTCGCGAGAACGGCGTCGTCGCCGGCGCGACGCAGAAGGACACCGGCTGGTCCGTCGGTGCCACGGCGCCGCTCGCCGGCGGCCGCCTGAAGGCGGTGTACGCCCGCCTGGACCCGCAGGGCAACAACAACGAGCTGACCAAGTACGGCATCGGCTACGAGTACCCCCTGTCCAAGCGCACCTCGGTCTACACCGACTTCGCCTCGGCCGACCAGAAGGGCACCAACGGCGGCCCCACCCGCGCCAACGGCTTCGACCTCGGCGTCAAGCACAACTTCTGA
- a CDS encoding flavodoxin family protein, whose product MSDLPTVRRGQMPQMLDREAFGQRFRGRFQDPAFAPEGAAIARLEEIAWHGYQGGRKAPRTHPAGPGHADPSYALSDDWRDASERLKSAQARWADAATPSRVLVVVGSSRNDGTCPGEMSKSFRLATLAGEALTRDGVEWDLLDLSRLASEPDLHIHPCKGCASTAMPLCHWPCSCYPNHGNGQVNDWMNDIYERWVSAHGVLLVTPVYWYQAASPLKLMIDRLVCADGGNPDPTSTGGKDAARAKAIERDGWHYPKHLAGRAYGVVVHGDVAGIEGVRRSLSDWLDWMGLVEAGPQARLDRFIGYYEPYWNSHDTLDADEALQAEVRNAAQAVAATVAQLRSGAHLPPDRDLRRPRPK is encoded by the coding sequence ATGTCCGACCTGCCCACCGTCCGCCGGGGCCAGATGCCGCAAATGCTGGACCGAGAGGCCTTCGGCCAGCGCTTTCGCGGCCGCTTCCAGGACCCTGCCTTCGCGCCGGAGGGCGCGGCCATCGCCCGCCTGGAGGAGATCGCCTGGCACGGCTACCAGGGCGGCCGCAAGGCGCCGCGCACGCACCCCGCCGGTCCCGGGCACGCCGACCCGTCGTACGCGCTGTCGGACGACTGGCGCGACGCCAGCGAGCGGCTGAAGTCGGCGCAGGCGCGGTGGGCCGACGCGGCCACGCCGTCGCGCGTGCTGGTGGTGGTCGGGTCCTCGCGCAACGACGGCACCTGCCCGGGCGAGATGTCGAAGAGCTTCCGCCTGGCCACGCTGGCCGGCGAGGCCCTGACCCGCGACGGGGTCGAATGGGACCTGCTGGACCTCAGCCGGCTGGCCTCCGAGCCCGACCTGCACATCCATCCGTGCAAGGGCTGCGCGTCCACCGCCATGCCGCTGTGCCACTGGCCCTGCAGCTGCTACCCCAACCACGGCAACGGCCAGGTCAACGACTGGATGAACGACATCTACGAACGCTGGGTGTCGGCGCACGGGGTGCTGCTGGTCACCCCGGTCTACTGGTACCAGGCCGCCAGCCCGCTCAAGCTGATGATCGACCGGCTGGTCTGCGCCGATGGCGGCAACCCCGACCCGACGAGCACCGGCGGCAAGGACGCCGCCAGGGCCAAGGCCATCGAGCGCGACGGCTGGCACTACCCCAAGCACCTGGCGGGACGGGCCTATGGCGTGGTGGTGCACGGCGACGTGGCCGGCATCGAGGGCGTGCGCCGCTCGCTGTCCGACTGGCTGGACTGGATGGGCCTGGTCGAGGCCGGACCGCAGGCGCGGCTGGACCGCTTCATCGGCTACTACGAGCCCTACTGGAACAGCCACGACACGCTCGACGCCGACGAGGCGCTGCAGGCCGAGGTGCGCAACGCCGCACAGGCGGTGGCCGCCACGGTGGCGCAGCTGCGATCGGGTGCCCACCTGCCGCCGGACCGCGACCTGCGGCGGCCCCGGCCGAAATGA
- the ahpC gene encoding alkyl hydroperoxide reductase subunit C, whose product MSLINQQVPAFKVDAFHNGKFVQVTDEALKGKWSVLVFMPAAFTFNCPTEVEDAAENYAEFQKLGTEVYIVTTDSHFAHKVWHETSPAVGKAKFPLIGDSARVLANFFEVLIPEEGRTLRGTFVINPEGVIKTMEVHDNSIARDMKETLRKLKAAQYVAKNPGQVCPAKWNEGAATLTPSLDLVGKI is encoded by the coding sequence ATGTCTTTGATCAACCAACAAGTCCCCGCCTTCAAGGTCGATGCCTTCCACAACGGCAAGTTCGTGCAGGTCACGGACGAGGCCCTGAAGGGCAAGTGGTCGGTGCTCGTCTTCATGCCGGCCGCCTTCACCTTCAACTGCCCGACCGAAGTCGAGGATGCCGCCGAGAACTACGCCGAGTTCCAGAAGCTGGGCACCGAGGTCTACATCGTCACCACCGACTCGCATTTCGCGCACAAGGTGTGGCACGAGACCTCGCCGGCCGTCGGCAAGGCCAAGTTCCCGCTGATCGGCGATTCGGCCCGCGTGCTGGCCAACTTCTTCGAGGTGCTCATCCCCGAGGAAGGCCGCACCCTGCGCGGCACCTTCGTGATCAACCCCGAGGGCGTGATCAAGACCATGGAAGTGCACGACAACAGCATCGCGCGCGACATGAAGGAAACGCTGCGCAAGCTGAAGGCCGCCCAGTACGTCGCCAAGAACCCGGGCCAGGTCTGCCCGGCGAAGTGGAACGAGGGCGCGGCCACGCTGACGCCGTCGCTGGACCTGGTCGGCAAGATCTGA
- a CDS encoding GlsB/YeaQ/YmgE family stress response membrane protein codes for MNLIIWLVVGGLLGWVASMLMRTDGQQGIVLNVVVGIVGALIGGWLLAPMLGTGTINSNDFSIGSLAVSLLGAVILLAIVNLVRRGSVR; via the coding sequence ATGAACTTGATCATCTGGCTCGTCGTCGGCGGTCTCTTGGGCTGGGTCGCCAGCATGCTCATGCGCACCGATGGGCAACAGGGCATCGTGCTCAACGTCGTCGTCGGCATCGTCGGCGCGCTGATCGGTGGTTGGCTGCTGGCCCCGATGCTGGGCACCGGCACCATCAACAGCAACGACTTCAGCATCGGCTCCCTGGCCGTGTCGTTGCTCGGCGCCGTGATCCTGCTGGCCATCGTCAACCTGGTCCGCAGGGGCTCGGTACGCTGA
- a CDS encoding alpha-ketoglutarate-dependent dioxygenase AlkB yields the protein MPQADLFAADADGPPGLPDGLRLQAPWLSVAEEGALLARIAALPLAAADYHGHLARRRVLAFGHRFDFAAGVLRSARPLPDWLAGLRDRAAAWAGLPAPSLTDALIAEYRPGTPLGWHRDVPDYEDVVGLSLGGEAVMGWRRWRAERRWQQGRAELPLPPRSIYALQGEARWGWQHAILPTPGLRHSITFRSLRRREAPP from the coding sequence ATGCCGCAGGCCGACCTCTTCGCCGCCGACGCCGACGGCCCGCCCGGGTTGCCGGACGGGCTGCGGCTGCAGGCGCCATGGCTGTCGGTGGCCGAGGAAGGCGCGCTGCTGGCGCGCATCGCGGCCCTGCCGCTGGCCGCGGCCGACTACCACGGCCACCTGGCCCGGCGACGGGTGCTGGCCTTCGGCCATCGCTTCGACTTCGCCGCCGGCGTGCTGCGCAGCGCGCGGCCGTTGCCCGACTGGCTGGCCGGGCTGCGCGACCGCGCGGCCGCCTGGGCGGGCCTGCCGGCGCCATCGCTCACCGACGCGCTCATCGCCGAATACCGTCCCGGCACCCCCTTGGGCTGGCACCGCGACGTGCCCGACTACGAGGACGTGGTGGGCCTGTCGCTGGGCGGCGAGGCGGTGATGGGCTGGCGCCGCTGGCGCGCCGAGCGGCGCTGGCAGCAGGGCCGCGCCGAACTGCCCCTGCCGCCGCGCTCGATCTACGCGCTGCAGGGGGAGGCACGCTGGGGCTGGCAGCACGCCATCCTGCCGACGCCGGGGCTGCGCCACTCCATCACCTTCCGCAGCCTCAGGCGCCGGGAGGCGCCGCCATGA
- a CDS encoding Tim44 domain-containing protein: MKRMLWSAGVLAVAMATGLAGVDADAKRLGGGGSSGMQRSVPTRPAQQNTPPQQAPAQQPGPTAAAAPAAAGATAAAAAGRRSWLGPIAGIAAGLGIAALLSHLGLGAAFAEFLTLALLVIVAIVAVRFLMRRFGRQGASQRGLGYAGAGAGTGTAGAGPATPWRAEPPLQQRSAAADWGRPAGATAPGQGLAPIEATGAGVNLPADFDREGFERIAKLIFIRMQAANDAGNLDDLRQFTTPEMFAAARLDLHNRGGGAQRTDVVQLQAEVLDLARDNGQDIVSVRYHGLIREDDAGAAPQPFDEVWHLVRPSGASGGGWAVAGIQQAGATTH, from the coding sequence ATGAAGCGGATGTTGTGGTCAGCCGGCGTGCTGGCGGTGGCGATGGCCACCGGCCTTGCCGGTGTCGATGCGGATGCCAAGCGCCTGGGCGGCGGTGGTTCGTCCGGCATGCAACGCAGCGTGCCCACGCGGCCGGCGCAGCAGAACACGCCGCCCCAGCAGGCCCCGGCACAGCAGCCCGGCCCGACGGCCGCCGCCGCACCGGCCGCGGCCGGTGCCACCGCCGCGGCGGCGGCCGGCCGCCGCTCCTGGCTCGGACCGATCGCCGGCATCGCGGCGGGCCTCGGCATCGCCGCCCTGCTCAGCCACCTGGGCCTGGGCGCGGCCTTCGCCGAATTCCTGACGCTGGCGCTGCTGGTGATCGTGGCCATCGTCGCCGTGCGCTTCCTGATGCGCCGCTTCGGGCGCCAGGGCGCGTCGCAGCGCGGGCTGGGCTACGCGGGTGCGGGTGCCGGTACCGGCACCGCCGGTGCGGGGCCCGCCACGCCGTGGCGGGCCGAGCCGCCGCTGCAGCAGCGCAGCGCGGCCGCCGATTGGGGCCGGCCCGCCGGGGCCACGGCGCCCGGTCAGGGCCTGGCCCCGATCGAGGCCACCGGCGCTGGCGTCAACCTGCCGGCCGACTTCGACCGCGAGGGCTTCGAGCGCATCGCCAAGCTGATCTTCATCCGCATGCAGGCCGCCAACGATGCCGGCAACCTGGACGACCTGCGCCAGTTCACGACGCCGGAGATGTTCGCCGCCGCGCGGCTGGACCTGCACAACCGCGGGGGCGGCGCGCAGCGCACCGACGTCGTCCAGCTCCAGGCCGAGGTGCTGGACCTGGCCCGCGACAACGGGCAGGACATCGTCAGCGTGCGCTACCACGGCCTCATCCGCGAAGACGATGCCGGGGCCGCGCCGCAGCCCTTCGACGAGGTGTGGCACCTGGTGCGGCCCAGCGGCGCGTCCGGCGGCGGCTGGGCGGTGGCGGGCATCCAGCAGGCGGGGGCGACCACGCACTGA
- a CDS encoding carboxymuconolactone decarboxylase family protein has product MTDDTDRLPPLPLDRLDADQRVAADELLNGPRKAVKGPFIALLRSPAVMTHAQRLGAALRFDSVLPQRLNEFATLIVARAYSQPFEWSVHRPLAVKAGVAEATVQAVAEGRRPTTMAEDEALVHDYTMELLRHHGVGDATYEAARTLLGERGVVELTTLIGYFAMVNGVLNVARTPPEPGVPPMPSLPA; this is encoded by the coding sequence ATGACCGACGACACCGACCGCCTGCCGCCGCTGCCCCTGGACCGGCTCGACGCCGACCAGCGGGTCGCGGCCGACGAACTGCTCAACGGTCCGCGCAAGGCGGTCAAGGGCCCCTTCATCGCGCTGCTGCGCAGCCCCGCGGTGATGACGCACGCCCAGCGGCTGGGGGCCGCGCTGCGTTTCGACAGCGTGCTGCCCCAGCGGCTGAACGAGTTCGCCACGCTCATCGTCGCGCGGGCCTACAGCCAGCCGTTCGAATGGTCGGTGCACCGTCCGCTGGCGGTGAAGGCCGGCGTGGCCGAGGCCACGGTGCAGGCGGTGGCGGAGGGCCGCCGTCCGACCACCATGGCCGAGGACGAGGCGCTGGTGCACGACTACACGATGGAGCTGCTGCGGCACCACGGCGTCGGCGACGCCACCTACGAGGCCGCACGCACGCTGCTCGGCGAGCGCGGCGTGGTGGAGCTCACCACGCTGATCGGCTACTTCGCGATGGTCAACGGCGTGCTCAACGTGGCCCGCACGCCGCCCGAGCCGGGCGTGCCGCCGATGCCCTCGCTGCCGGCCTGA
- the ahpF gene encoding alkyl hydroperoxide reductase subunit F: protein MLDDGTKAQLKAYLERVREPVELIASLDDRPASQEMRSLIEDIVSLSDKVSARYDGRDTRRPSFQITRAGADMGVRFAAIPMGHEFTSLVLALLQAGGHPPKLEADVIEQIKSLDGDFVFETYMSLTCHNCPDVVQALNLMAILNPRIRHTAVDGGLFQDEVESRQIMAVPTVFLNGEPFASGRMEIAEIVAKIDTGAAARDAAKLGAKDPFDVLIVGGGPAGAAAAVYAARKGIRTGIVAERFGGQTMDTLGIENFVSVLETEGPKFASALEAHVKAYDVDIMNHQRVTQLVPASEPGGWIRLQLDNGAELKSRTVVLATGARWRNVNVPGEQEYKTKGVAYCPHCDGPLFKGKKVAVIGGGNSGVEAAIDLAGVVEHVTVLEFADQLKADAVLVNKLNSLPNVDVRLNAQTTEITGDGQKVNGLRYKDRTSGEERQVDLAGVFVQIGLVPNTEFLKGTLELSKFGEVLIDAKCHTNLHGVFAAGDVTTVPYKQIIVAAGEGAKSALSAFDYLIRTPAPAA, encoded by the coding sequence ATGTTGGACGACGGCACCAAGGCCCAGCTCAAGGCCTACCTCGAACGGGTGCGCGAGCCCGTCGAACTCATCGCCTCGCTGGACGACCGTCCGGCGTCGCAGGAAATGCGCTCGCTCATCGAGGACATCGTCTCGCTGAGCGACAAGGTCAGCGCGCGCTACGACGGCCGGGACACCCGCCGGCCCTCCTTCCAGATCACCCGCGCCGGCGCGGACATGGGGGTGCGCTTCGCCGCCATCCCGATGGGACACGAGTTCACCTCGCTGGTGCTGGCGCTGCTGCAGGCCGGCGGCCACCCGCCGAAGCTGGAGGCCGACGTCATCGAGCAGATCAAGTCGCTGGACGGCGACTTCGTGTTCGAGACGTACATGAGCCTGACCTGCCACAACTGCCCGGACGTGGTGCAGGCGCTCAACCTGATGGCCATCCTCAACCCGCGCATCCGCCACACCGCGGTGGACGGCGGGCTGTTCCAGGACGAGGTCGAGTCGCGCCAGATCATGGCCGTGCCGACGGTGTTCCTGAACGGGGAGCCGTTCGCGTCGGGCCGCATGGAGATCGCCGAGATCGTCGCCAAGATCGACACCGGCGCGGCGGCCCGCGACGCGGCCAAGCTTGGCGCCAAGGATCCCTTCGACGTGCTCATCGTCGGCGGCGGCCCGGCCGGCGCGGCGGCGGCGGTGTACGCGGCGCGCAAGGGCATCCGCACCGGCATCGTGGCCGAGCGCTTCGGGGGCCAGACGATGGACACCCTCGGCATCGAGAACTTCGTCTCGGTGCTGGAGACCGAGGGCCCGAAGTTCGCGAGCGCGCTGGAGGCCCATGTGAAGGCCTACGACGTGGACATCATGAACCACCAGCGGGTGACGCAGCTGGTGCCGGCCAGCGAGCCGGGCGGCTGGATCCGGCTTCAGCTGGACAACGGCGCCGAACTGAAGAGCCGCACCGTGGTGCTGGCCACCGGCGCGCGCTGGCGCAACGTCAACGTGCCCGGCGAGCAGGAGTACAAGACCAAGGGGGTGGCCTACTGCCCGCACTGCGACGGCCCGCTGTTCAAGGGCAAGAAGGTGGCGGTGATCGGCGGCGGCAACTCCGGCGTCGAGGCGGCCATCGACCTGGCCGGCGTGGTCGAGCACGTGACGGTGCTGGAGTTCGCCGACCAGCTCAAGGCCGATGCGGTGCTGGTCAACAAGCTCAACAGCCTGCCCAACGTCGACGTGCGCCTGAACGCCCAGACCACCGAGATCACCGGCGACGGCCAGAAGGTCAACGGCCTGCGCTACAAGGACCGCACCAGCGGCGAGGAGCGGCAGGTGGACCTGGCCGGCGTGTTCGTGCAGATCGGCCTGGTGCCCAACACCGAGTTCCTGAAGGGCACGCTGGAGCTGAGCAAGTTCGGCGAGGTGCTGATCGACGCCAAGTGCCACACCAACCTGCACGGCGTCTTCGCCGCGGGCGACGTGACCACGGTGCCGTACAAGCAGATCATCGTGGCGGCCGGCGAGGGCGCGAAGTCGGCGCTCAGCGCCTTCGACTACCTGATCCGGACGCCGGCCCCCGCGGCCTGA
- a CDS encoding manganese catalase family protein: MFMHNKRLQYTVRVSETNPGLANLMLEQFGGPQGELAAACRYFTQALAEDDPGRKDMLMDIATEELSHLEVIGTIIAMLNKGAKGELAEATDSEAELYRKITGAGNDSHVTQVLYGGGPALINSGGQLWNAGYIDSIGDPTCDLRSNIAAESRAKIIYERLINLTDDPGVKEALGFLMTREVAHQLSFEKALYAITPNFPPGKMAPMPQFARTYFNMSEGDGDTRGPWNSDENFQYVGSAKQAMAVDGGSGLPEVMLQPGQAQAVEQLAARTLSDPESDPVTGADLGSGELPTEKAV, encoded by the coding sequence ATGTTCATGCACAACAAGCGTCTGCAGTACACCGTGCGGGTGTCCGAGACCAACCCCGGGCTGGCCAACCTGATGCTCGAGCAGTTCGGCGGACCGCAGGGCGAGCTGGCCGCCGCCTGCCGCTACTTCACGCAGGCCCTGGCCGAGGACGACCCGGGCCGCAAGGACATGCTGATGGACATCGCCACCGAGGAGCTGTCGCACCTCGAGGTCATCGGCACCATCATCGCCATGCTCAACAAGGGCGCCAAGGGCGAGCTGGCCGAGGCCACCGACAGCGAGGCCGAGCTCTACCGCAAGATCACCGGCGCGGGCAACGACTCGCACGTCACGCAGGTGCTCTACGGCGGCGGCCCCGCGCTGATCAACTCCGGCGGCCAGCTCTGGAACGCCGGCTACATCGACTCCATCGGCGACCCGACCTGCGACCTGCGTTCGAACATCGCGGCCGAGTCGCGGGCGAAGATCATCTACGAGCGGCTGATCAACCTCACCGACGACCCCGGCGTGAAGGAGGCTCTGGGCTTCCTGATGACGCGCGAGGTCGCCCACCAGCTCTCGTTCGAGAAGGCGCTGTACGCGATCACGCCGAACTTCCCGCCCGGCAAGATGGCCCCGATGCCGCAGTTCGCGCGCACCTACTTCAACATGTCCGAAGGCGATGGCGACACCCGCGGGCCGTGGAACAGCGACGAGAACTTCCAGTACGTCGGCAGCGCCAAGCAGGCGATGGCGGTTGACGGCGGCAGCGGCCTGCCGGAGGTGATGCTGCAGCCCGGGCAGGCGCAGGCGGTGGAGCAGCTGGCCGCGCGCACCCTGTCCGACCCGGAAAGCGATCCGGTCACCGGTGCCGATCTCGGCAGCGGTGAACTCCCGACAGAAAAGGCGGTCTGA
- a CDS encoding LLM class flavin-dependent oxidoreductase encodes MSIALSLLDLVPVGSGHTAAEAVRGAARLARHAEALGLTRVWYAEHHGMPSVASSSPEVLIAHVAASTERIRVGSGGIMLPNHAPLRVAEAFRTLEALHPGRIDLGMGRAPGSDALASRALRAADGEHFPQLLQELQVWSEQLALPADHPMAGLKAMPTGVPLPPIWLLGSSGASARMAGESGMGYAFASHFSPSPPAPAIAAYRAAFEPSAAFERPHAILGVSVMCAPTADEADHLAQAMDLAWVRIRRGSFLPLPTPQEAQAHAWTDDERALVRAFRRLVVVGDPPKVAAELQARAQASSADEVMLACNFHDAATRERCLSLIVEALGARPDAAARPRVAGPPQPLSATSSPAG; translated from the coding sequence ATGTCCATCGCCCTTTCCCTGCTCGACCTGGTGCCCGTCGGCAGCGGCCACACCGCGGCCGAGGCGGTGCGCGGCGCCGCCCGGCTGGCGCGCCATGCCGAGGCGCTCGGCCTCACCCGCGTCTGGTACGCCGAGCACCACGGCATGCCGAGCGTCGCGTCGTCGTCGCCGGAGGTGCTGATCGCGCACGTGGCGGCGAGCACCGAGCGCATCCGCGTCGGCTCCGGCGGCATCATGCTGCCCAACCACGCGCCGCTGCGGGTGGCGGAGGCCTTCCGCACGCTGGAGGCGCTGCACCCCGGCCGCATCGACCTCGGCATGGGCCGCGCGCCGGGGTCGGACGCGCTGGCCTCACGGGCGCTGCGGGCCGCCGACGGCGAACACTTCCCCCAGCTGTTGCAGGAGCTCCAGGTGTGGTCCGAGCAGCTGGCGTTGCCGGCCGACCACCCGATGGCGGGCCTGAAGGCCATGCCCACCGGCGTCCCGCTGCCGCCCATCTGGCTGCTCGGTTCCAGCGGCGCGAGTGCCCGCATGGCGGGCGAGTCGGGCATGGGGTACGCCTTCGCCAGCCATTTCAGCCCCAGCCCGCCGGCGCCGGCGATCGCCGCCTACCGCGCGGCCTTCGAGCCGTCGGCCGCGTTCGAGCGTCCGCACGCCATCCTCGGCGTGTCGGTGATGTGCGCGCCGACGGCCGACGAGGCCGACCACCTGGCGCAGGCCATGGACCTGGCGTGGGTGCGCATCCGCCGCGGCAGCTTCCTGCCGCTGCCGACGCCGCAGGAGGCCCAGGCGCACGCCTGGACCGACGACGAACGCGCGCTGGTGCGCGCCTTCCGCCGGCTGGTGGTGGTCGGCGACCCGCCCAAGGTGGCCGCCGAACTGCAGGCGCGCGCACAGGCCAGCAGCGCCGACGAGGTGATGCTGGCCTGCAACTTCCACGACGCGGCGACGCGCGAGCGTTGCCTGTCGCTGATCGTCGAGGCGCTGGGTGCCCGGCCCGACGCGGCGGCTCGGCCGCGCGTCGCGGGCCCCCCGCAGCCGCTCAGTGCGACATCGAGCCCGGCCGGTTGA